The Plasmodium knowlesi strain H genome assembly, chromosome: 14 region ATAGCAACATTTGGGTATCTTCCCTCCAGAAAGACAAAGGCGTGGAGAGCggcgaaaaggggaagaagcacGGTAATTCGCAGCTCAACAGTTACCTAGACAATCTTCAGAACAACATGTATGATGATAATAATACGAACattcaaaatatttacaaacaattgaaggaaaagaacataGAATATGAAGAGAGACGTAACCCATTTTTTGGGACAGAGAATGTGATAAGTCGATTGAGAGATAAAATATGTTTAAGCAAAGAAACGCTCAATTTGTACAATCGTAATAAAAAGAGAGTGAAAAGTAATTACCTCATCGGATGTGTGTCAAATCTGATAAATTATCAAGACGCTAGAAACGAAAAGGATTTTATCAACATATATAAccattttaagaaaaaatcgaataactcaaaaaagggaaagaactACTTAAAATATGTGTACGATTCGTCTTTGAACTTTTTAGAGAATTATATCCCGCtagataaaaatggaaatttcaGCGGGAGGGAGAAGACCGCAAGTATCTTCCCATCGAATAATCTGAAAAAGACTGATCAAAGTGAACAACCCAAAGGAAATACACTCCACACAAATGgcagaaatgataaaatgaaaacagaGTCGAGTTATATGCTaaacgaaaatgatgaagaggtaCCTAAATGCTCCTCGCATATGTTAgatcaggaaaaaaagaaactaaTACATCTACACAACGTGCTAAACGACTTATCCGTTTTGCGAACGCAATATGTTAATAAAGAtacaaaatttgaaaagaaattatatgaagaaatttacatgaatgaaaatatcaaaacgataagcaaaaaatatattaaaaaaaaaattaacagtATTTACATTTTGACAGTGGGAATAAGTGAGTACTTTAGGGGACTAAATTTAGCTTCCTACCTCATTGAATATACTGTGTTTTATTTCTACTTTATTATTTACAGAATATTTCTGTACAAGAGTAAATTTTATTGCTACATTGATAACGATATGTTTTATAGCATTTCTAGTAGCCATCTAGGTGATCAGCAGCAGAACGATTTTTTCGACGAGGGTTTACTCACGGACAACTCGTCGGATGATTTCTACTCCATCGTGAGTGATGAAAAATCATTCTCCGATAGGGAATACAAGATGAAGGGcataaatggaaaggaagacaTGTTCTTGGGGGAAACAAGGAACTGTCTTGACGAGGAAAGGAAACAATCCGATGGGGTATTAAGTGGTCCTACTAGAATTTTTCACGAACAGTtggaggaacagaaaaacgaaaatatATGGGCCAATCTGAATGATTCTTTgcggaaagaaaattttgtcaATGATAAAATGGATGACGAGAACAACGAAATGGTatccaatttaaaaaataagtcTACCCCTTTTGGTAATTATCCAATTCAGTTTAATGCCTGCCAAACGGACGAACATGGGAATACCAGAAGGGAGAGTAATGAAATGGGAGAAAGGGACCCATTCAATTTTAAAAcgtacaaaataaataacttgAATAGTCACGCCCATCATGGAAATAaacggaaaaacaaatggagtACAGAAAAGTCCAAAAATTATAGCATTTCGAATGGAGTTCTGAGGGAGTGTTACAAACAAATAATACTGAATGATTACTTGCACCACCTGTATGTTATCATTCAAAATAAGAACGCGGAAATGTTACCAGAGAAGGAGacacaaaagggagaagcGCAAAAAACAGATCCTTTTCCTGCGTTCTTAAAATTCCCCTTATTTAAAAATCCCCTGTATAGCTCAGGCCTTAACAATAAAATgctggatttttttttaaacaatttttGTGCCTTCAATTTAAAAGATAGACCATTTTTTCACCTAAAAAATGCGAATGCAAGAAAACCTTGCTTGGAttataatgatgatgatgtatCCCTGCCTCtgtatatatacctacatgTCATAGATTATAACAAAGCGGCCATAAATTTGTACAACAAGCTAAACTTCGATTATATTTGCACGTATGACAATTTTTATGATATAAACAAAAtgacattttcttcctttttgtattcATATTTCTTTTAGCTCTCAATTTGTTCTGAACGCGTGCCGCTGAATTTGTGTGTCTGTCT contains the following coding sequences:
- a CDS encoding asparagine-rich antigen, putative, with the translated sequence MDSYNANEEKNLNFITHKNSYDENMNSRSRKSSFIEFQYDRVVNNVLGLFKKQNKQRFLSTSSALRNDMHEQILCSRLFLDLCEDREILLHKILKKINILNLIYFRFLKESDIDDVFDLHNELFPVKYQSDFYFSICNFADDKVIDDEVTRIVEKISRSLRSNAGAKRHSGNANQSSGALPEEKNEEAVKVRGVSPSSDDDHKVKRKQVGEKVDTDKNSNCKDEDIDNISNKKIVNSEDYNSSNRSVDTNNDEKRRINKKWKEEEIFSIGAFLPFSFIDYINSDHITKLLKSKSIEKVSEKEILLDYIKFIDDANRLRSGAGDENSAHISQSVDNAQSVDTTHSDDPFQSDGHSHVQYARGSASESRTNNRRRSSSNLDTKSSNSTNPSAKCLPTICFSQSTQNDSPWRKTEQKIYSHNKHKDSKHVASKNAKNVTPHNLATHENGQNICRYNGTHLEEYIKKNEILKEEDCRVEHKKDNHSNDKVDDKNTDRSNILKKEEYIKKYPPSADETEKDTNCNEAHNRNNSNIWVSSLQKDKGVESGEKGKKHGNSQLNSYLDNLQNNMYDDNNTNIQNIYKQLKEKNIEYEERRNPFFGTENVISRLRDKICLSKETLNLYNRNKKRVKSNYLIGCVSNLINYQDARNEKDFINIYNHFKKKSNNSKKGKNYLKYVYDSSLNFLENYIPLDKNGNFSGREKTASIFPSNNLKKTDQSEQPKGNTLHTNGRNDKMKTESSYMLNENDEEVPKCSSHMLDQEKKKLIHLHNVLNDLSVLRTQYVNKDTKFEKKLYEEIYMNENIKTISKKYIKKKINSIYILTVGISEYFRGLNLASYLIEYTVFYFYFIIYRIFLYKSKFYCYIDNDMFYSISSSHLGDQQQNDFFDEGLLTDNSSDDFYSIVSDEKSFSDREYKMKGINGKEDMFLGETRNCLDEERKQSDGVLSGPTRIFHEQLEEQKNENIWANLNDSLRKENFVNDKMDDENNEMVSNLKNKSTPFGNYPIQFNACQTDEHGNTRRESNEMGERDPFNFKTYKINNLNSHAHHGNKRKNKWSTEKSKNYSISNGVLRECYKQIILNDYLHHLYVIIQNKNAEMLPEKETQKGEAQKTDPFPAFLKFPLFKNPLYSSGLNNKMLDFFLNNFCAFNLKDRPFFHLKNANARKPCLDYNDDDVSLPLYIYLHVIDYNKAAINLYNKLNFDYICTYDNFYDINKMTFSSFLYSYFF